One genomic segment of Ricinus communis isolate WT05 ecotype wild-type chromosome 3, ASM1957865v1, whole genome shotgun sequence includes these proteins:
- the LOC8278603 gene encoding probable ADP-ribosylation factor GTPase-activating protein AGD14 isoform X1, translating into MANRVKEDERNERIIRGLLKLPENRRCINCNSLGPQYVCTNFWTFVCTTCSGIHREFTHRVKSVSMAKFTSQEVTALQEGGNKRARDIYLKEWDPQRQSAPDVSNVDRLRDFIKHVYVDRRYTGDRNSGKPPSVKLGDKEDSYHGGSRSPPYEDSYERRYSEMSSPGGRSDDRNSRYGYDERRSPGYDQESRQYNDYRRSPEVVNDWRREDRFGNGKRADDRRVSDGESKLESRSPERPKDPEASSPPVVRPVREILGDNIVPLRISEPPKANLRAADGSSQTQRTASSSSLGSANGNPTEVKLENTVSLIDFDADPEPPVTTAVRQAQQTPASQSIAQPATTTNDNNWASFDFAPEIKVSQVASTANPLESVLSQLSVPASAPGQISGMPSGSGAPLAANAANLTITGASPVLSTGNAPVLPPNGSASAVTPVNSLSAFIPVGISSASPGLAPQIPVSGGNSFVKVNEAGQWPNVQHSQPFLFPVSSGQSTTQQFTPPFNGASGNQPWNLSAAPNVQTSLSTSSMGATQVVSTPGVSQPPVMEIKSSGRQELPADLFTATYSSFPAPVPGWQTTPPHGVGFAMQYINAAAPMPTSIQPSKSMNPFDLNEPSTVQAQTFPSMASLQSALPNMPTSSGLQRTSSLGAPSAAWMPSHSLPYPSALPPQALSYASAVPPISGVYMAQQVSNNMPLSGHQGAGGFGADGAAFGAMNTNQQLAGRFPAPAAPSPFSSVGGNPFG; encoded by the exons ATGGCGAATCGAGTGAAAGAAGATGAAAGAAATGAACGAATAATTCGAGGACTTTTGAAGCTACCTGAGAATCGTAGATGCATTAATTGTAATAGTCTG GGACCACAATATGTTTGCACAAATTTCTGGACATTTGTTTGCACTACCTGTAGTGGAATACA TCGGGAATTCACGCACAGAGTTAAATCAGTATCAATGGCTAAATTTACTTCACAAGAAGTTACTGCCCTTCAAGAAGGAGGAAACAAA CGTGCGAGAGACATTTATCTTAAAGAATGGGATCCACAGCGTCAGTCTGCTCCTGATGTCAG TAATGTTGATAGACTTCGGGACTTTATTAAGCATGTTTATGTGGATCGAAGATACACTGGTGATAGGAACTCCGGAAAGCCTCCTAGTGTGAAGTTG GGTGACAAAGAGGACTCGTACCATGGAGGGTCTCGAAGTCCACCATATGAGGATTCATATGAACGCCGTTACAGTGAAATGTCTAGTCCTGGTGGAAGAAGTGATGACAGAAATTCCAGATATGGTTATGATGAAAGGAGGAGCCCTGGATATGATCAAGAAAGTCGACAGTATAATGATTACAGGAGAAGTCCTGAGGTAGTCAATGATTGGCGCCGGGAAGATAGATTTGGAAATGGAAAGAGAGCTGATGACCGTAGAGTATCTGATGGCGAATCAAAGCTGGAAAGCAGGTCACCTGAACGGCCGAAAGATCCAGAAGCTTCTAGTCCCCCTGTTGTACGACCCGTAAGAGAAATCTTAGGGGATAATATAGTGCCTCTTCGTATAAGTGAACCTCCCAAAGCTAATTTAAGAGCTGCTGATGGCTCTTCACAGACACAG AGAACTGCCTCTTCTAGTAGCTTGGGATCTGCCAACGGGAATCCAACAGAAGTTAAATTGGAGAATACTGTAAGCTTAATTGATTTTGATGCCGATCCAGAACCACCTGTTACTACCGCAGTGCGTCAAGCACAACAAACACCTGCCTCTCAATCGATTGCACAACCAGCAACTACAACTAATGATAACAATTGGGCTTCATTTGATTTTGCCCCTGAAATTAAGGTGTCTCAAGTTGCTTCAACTGCCAATCCCCTGGAATCTGTTCTCTCGCAATTATCAGTGCCAGCCTCTGCACCTGGTCAGATATCTGGAATGCCAAGTGGTTCTGGTGCTCCATTAGCAGCCAATGCAGCAAATTTGACAATCACCGGTGCCTCACCTGTTTTGTCAACAGGAAATGCACCTGTGTTGCCGCCCAATGGCAGTGCATCTGCAGTGACACCGGTTAATAGCTTGTCAGCATTTATTCCCGTTGGCATTTCATCAGCTTCTCCTGGATTGGCACCTCAAATACCTGTCAGTGGTGGTAACTCCTTTGTCAAAGTTAATGAAGCTGGGCAATGGCCTAATGTGCAGCATTCCCAACCTTTTCTGTTTCCTGTTTCCAGTGGTCAGTCTACCACTCAACAATTTACACCACCATTCAATGGAGCATCAGGCAATCAG CCATGGAATTTGTCAGCGGCCCCTAATGTGCAGACATCTTTGAGTACATCATCTATGGGAGCCACTCAGGTGGTATCTACACCTGGTGTATCACAGCCTCCAGTCATGGAAATAAAATCAAGCGGAAGACAAGAACTGCCTGCG GATCTTTTTACCGCAACTTATTCATCTTTCCCTGCACCAGTTCCTGGGTGGCAAACTACTCCACCCCATGGTGTGGGATTTGCTATGCAATATATTAATGCTGCAgca CCCATGCCAACTTCTATTCAGCCATCCAAGTCAATGAATCCATTTGATCTTAATGAGCCGTCTACAGTGCAAGCCCAAACT TTCCCTTCCATGGCATCCTTGCAAAGTGCTCTCCCAAATATGCCAACATCTTCAGGCCTACAGCGTACCTCCAGTCTTGGTGCTCCATCAGCAGCATGGATGCCATCCCACTCATTACCTTATCCATCAGCGTTGCCTCCGCAGGCACTATCTTATGCATCAGCTGTGCCTCCAA tTTCAGGGGTATACATGGCACAGCAAGTATCAAATAACATGCCACTTTCTGG GCACCAAGGAGCTGGAGGCTTCGGTGCTGATGGAGCTGCTTTTGGTGCTATGAATACGAATCAACAGCTAGCTGGTAGATTCCCAGCCCCTGCAGCCCCTTCGCCTTTCTCTTCTGTTGGAGGGAACCCTTTTGGATGA
- the LOC8278603 gene encoding probable ADP-ribosylation factor GTPase-activating protein AGD14 isoform X2 yields MANRVKEDERNERIIRGLLKLPENRRCINCNSLGPQYVCTNFWTFVCTTCSGIHREFTHRVKSVSMAKFTSQEVTALQEGGNKRARDIYLKEWDPQRQSAPDVSNVDRLRDFIKHVYVDRRYTGDRNSGKPPSVKLGDKEDSYHGGSRSPPYEDSYERRYSEMSSPGGRSDDRNSRYGYDERRSPGYDQESRQYNDYRRSPEVVNDWRREDRFGNGKRADDRRVSDGESKLESRSPERPKDPEASSPPVVRPVREILGDNIVPLRISEPPKANLRAADGSSQTQRTASSSSLGSANGNPTEVKLENTVSLIDFDADPEPPVTTAVRQAQQTPASQSIAQPATTTNDNNWASFDFAPEIKVSQVASTANPLESVLSQLSVPASAPGQISGMPSGSGAPLAANAANLTITGASPVLSTGNAPVLPPNGSASAVTPVNSLSAFIPVGISSASPGLAPQIPVSGGNSFVKVNEAGQWPNVQHSQPFLFPVSSGQSTTQQFTPPFNGASGNQPWNLSAAPNVQTSLSTSSMGATQVVSTPGVSQPPVMEIKSSGRQELPADLFTATYSSFPAPVPGWQTTPPHGVGFAMQYINAAAPMPTSIQPSKSMNPFDLNEPSTVQAQTFPSMASLQSALPNMPTSSGLQRTSSLGAPSAAWMPSHSLPYPSALPPQALSYASAVPPRVYMAQQVSNNMPLSGHQGAGGFGADGAAFGAMNTNQQLAGRFPAPAAPSPFSSVGGNPFG; encoded by the exons ATGGCGAATCGAGTGAAAGAAGATGAAAGAAATGAACGAATAATTCGAGGACTTTTGAAGCTACCTGAGAATCGTAGATGCATTAATTGTAATAGTCTG GGACCACAATATGTTTGCACAAATTTCTGGACATTTGTTTGCACTACCTGTAGTGGAATACA TCGGGAATTCACGCACAGAGTTAAATCAGTATCAATGGCTAAATTTACTTCACAAGAAGTTACTGCCCTTCAAGAAGGAGGAAACAAA CGTGCGAGAGACATTTATCTTAAAGAATGGGATCCACAGCGTCAGTCTGCTCCTGATGTCAG TAATGTTGATAGACTTCGGGACTTTATTAAGCATGTTTATGTGGATCGAAGATACACTGGTGATAGGAACTCCGGAAAGCCTCCTAGTGTGAAGTTG GGTGACAAAGAGGACTCGTACCATGGAGGGTCTCGAAGTCCACCATATGAGGATTCATATGAACGCCGTTACAGTGAAATGTCTAGTCCTGGTGGAAGAAGTGATGACAGAAATTCCAGATATGGTTATGATGAAAGGAGGAGCCCTGGATATGATCAAGAAAGTCGACAGTATAATGATTACAGGAGAAGTCCTGAGGTAGTCAATGATTGGCGCCGGGAAGATAGATTTGGAAATGGAAAGAGAGCTGATGACCGTAGAGTATCTGATGGCGAATCAAAGCTGGAAAGCAGGTCACCTGAACGGCCGAAAGATCCAGAAGCTTCTAGTCCCCCTGTTGTACGACCCGTAAGAGAAATCTTAGGGGATAATATAGTGCCTCTTCGTATAAGTGAACCTCCCAAAGCTAATTTAAGAGCTGCTGATGGCTCTTCACAGACACAG AGAACTGCCTCTTCTAGTAGCTTGGGATCTGCCAACGGGAATCCAACAGAAGTTAAATTGGAGAATACTGTAAGCTTAATTGATTTTGATGCCGATCCAGAACCACCTGTTACTACCGCAGTGCGTCAAGCACAACAAACACCTGCCTCTCAATCGATTGCACAACCAGCAACTACAACTAATGATAACAATTGGGCTTCATTTGATTTTGCCCCTGAAATTAAGGTGTCTCAAGTTGCTTCAACTGCCAATCCCCTGGAATCTGTTCTCTCGCAATTATCAGTGCCAGCCTCTGCACCTGGTCAGATATCTGGAATGCCAAGTGGTTCTGGTGCTCCATTAGCAGCCAATGCAGCAAATTTGACAATCACCGGTGCCTCACCTGTTTTGTCAACAGGAAATGCACCTGTGTTGCCGCCCAATGGCAGTGCATCTGCAGTGACACCGGTTAATAGCTTGTCAGCATTTATTCCCGTTGGCATTTCATCAGCTTCTCCTGGATTGGCACCTCAAATACCTGTCAGTGGTGGTAACTCCTTTGTCAAAGTTAATGAAGCTGGGCAATGGCCTAATGTGCAGCATTCCCAACCTTTTCTGTTTCCTGTTTCCAGTGGTCAGTCTACCACTCAACAATTTACACCACCATTCAATGGAGCATCAGGCAATCAG CCATGGAATTTGTCAGCGGCCCCTAATGTGCAGACATCTTTGAGTACATCATCTATGGGAGCCACTCAGGTGGTATCTACACCTGGTGTATCACAGCCTCCAGTCATGGAAATAAAATCAAGCGGAAGACAAGAACTGCCTGCG GATCTTTTTACCGCAACTTATTCATCTTTCCCTGCACCAGTTCCTGGGTGGCAAACTACTCCACCCCATGGTGTGGGATTTGCTATGCAATATATTAATGCTGCAgca CCCATGCCAACTTCTATTCAGCCATCCAAGTCAATGAATCCATTTGATCTTAATGAGCCGTCTACAGTGCAAGCCCAAACT TTCCCTTCCATGGCATCCTTGCAAAGTGCTCTCCCAAATATGCCAACATCTTCAGGCCTACAGCGTACCTCCAGTCTTGGTGCTCCATCAGCAGCATGGATGCCATCCCACTCATTACCTTATCCATCAGCGTTGCCTCCGCAGGCACTATCTTATGCATCAGCTGTGCCTCCAA GGGTATACATGGCACAGCAAGTATCAAATAACATGCCACTTTCTGG GCACCAAGGAGCTGGAGGCTTCGGTGCTGATGGAGCTGCTTTTGGTGCTATGAATACGAATCAACAGCTAGCTGGTAGATTCCCAGCCCCTGCAGCCCCTTCGCCTTTCTCTTCTGTTGGAGGGAACCCTTTTGGATGA